Proteins co-encoded in one Setaria viridis chromosome 9, Setaria_viridis_v4.0, whole genome shotgun sequence genomic window:
- the LOC117840458 gene encoding uncharacterized protein has product MKLLRIAAVASLLLALAATAGAIVTIDVTNTASNTLGGQRFDREVGLDFPRQIISEASMFIWMTFNQTNPADRKPVDAIALVVADVGGVAFTSNDVITLSAQYIGNYSGNVRIEVASVLFHETTHVWQWDGQGQASRGLIEGIADYIVYRAGYRPAYWVQQGQGERWDEGYSVTAMFLVYCDTLRPGFVALLNAKMRYGYTDDLFAQILGKDVQQLWQDYKAMYGA; this is encoded by the exons ATGAAGCTGCTTCGCATCGCCGCGGTCGCATCCCTCCTGCTTGCCCTTGCCGCGACGGCCGGCGCCATCGTCACGATCGACGTGACGAACACGGCGTCCAACACCCTCGGCGGCCAGCGGTTCGACCGGGAAGTCGGCCTCGATTTCCCGAGGCAGATCATCTCTGAAGCGTCCATGTTCATCTGGATGACCTTCAACCAGACCAACCCCGCCGACCGCAAGCCCGTCGACGCGAtcgccctcgtcgtcgccgacgtcggcggcgtcgcCTTCACCAGCAACGACGTCATCACCCTCAGCGCCCAGTACATCGGCAACTACTCCGGCAATGTCAGAATCGAG GTGGCCAGCGTGCTGTTCCACGAGACGACGCACGTGTGGCAGTGGGACGGGCAGGGGCAGGCGAGCCGCGGCCTCATCGAGGGCATCGCCGACTACATCGTGTACAGGGCGGGCTACAGACCGGCGTACTGGGTGCAGCAGGGGCAGGGAGAAAGGTGGGATGAGGGGTACTCCGTGACGGCGATGTTCCTGGTCTACTGCGACACGCTCAGGCCGGGCTTCGTGGCGCTGCTCAACGCCAAGATGAGGTACGGCTACACCGACGATCTCTTCGCTCAGATCCTGGGCAAGGACGTGCAGCAGCTGTGGCAGGATTACAAGGCTATGTACGGGGCCTGA